From the genome of Edaphobacter dinghuensis, one region includes:
- a CDS encoding ester cyclase, with translation MSDQNKALARRWFEEVWNQGSEATIDELFHPQGKVYGFPDPDSVLVGPEGFKAVHRQFLNAFTNLHINIDELLAEGDRVAIRWTCTALHNGDGLGFPATGKKTSLLGSSFITCHNGQLTEGRNFMDLTKMTLDLQNK, from the coding sequence ATGTCAGATCAAAACAAGGCCCTCGCAAGACGCTGGTTTGAAGAAGTCTGGAATCAAGGCAGCGAAGCAACCATCGACGAACTCTTCCACCCGCAGGGCAAAGTCTACGGCTTTCCCGACCCGGATTCCGTCCTCGTCGGCCCGGAAGGCTTCAAAGCTGTCCACCGACAGTTCCTCAACGCCTTCACGAACCTCCACATCAACATCGACGAGCTCCTCGCCGAGGGAGACCGCGTCGCCATCCGCTGGACCTGCACCGCCCTCCACAACGGCGACGGTCTCGGCTTTCCCGCCACCGGCAAAAAGACCAGCCTCCTCGGCTCCTCCTTCATCACCTGTCACAACGGCCAACTGACCGAGGGCCGAAACTTCATGGACCTCACCAAAATGACCCTCGACCTCCAGAACAAGTAG
- a CDS encoding REP-associated tyrosine transposase, which translates to MAIPARTSRPGTFFVTSGTYNRRRLFQVERNAELLIETLQHYRTEGHYKLHAFVVMPDHIHLLLTPQETLERAVGLIKGGFSHRLASKLPVWQRGFTDHRIRDAADYSIRYRYIHQNPVTARLCEIPESYIFSSAHPALQLDPYFADEESYLRG; encoded by the coding sequence ATGGCGATCCCCGCCCGCACATCCCGCCCCGGCACCTTCTTCGTCACCAGCGGAACCTACAACCGCCGACGCCTCTTTCAAGTCGAACGCAACGCCGAACTCCTCATCGAAACCCTCCAGCACTACCGCACCGAAGGACACTACAAACTCCACGCCTTCGTCGTCATGCCCGACCACATCCACCTTCTTCTCACTCCACAAGAGACTCTCGAACGAGCCGTCGGACTCATCAAGGGAGGCTTCTCCCATCGCCTCGCCTCCAAGCTCCCCGTCTGGCAACGAGGCTTCACCGACCACCGCATCCGCGACGCAGCAGACTACAGCATCCGCTACCGCTACATTCATCAAAATCCTGTCACCGCTCGCCTTTGCGAAATTCCCGAATCCTATATCTTTTCCTCCGCCCATCCGGCGCTGCAACTCGATCCGTACTTCGCTGACGAAGAATCGTACCTCAGGGGCTAA
- a CDS encoding vitamin B12-dependent ribonucleotide reductase: MATIPTQPAKTSKNTVPAPSQASAKSNSKAPGLSFSRHFTKPGLSPFDEITWEFRDAIIQDFKGKIIFEQKNVEVPADWSMTATNIVASKYLHGLNGTDERESGVRALITRVAESIRDWGIRDGYFATAEDADTFFAELAHLLLNQKVAFNSPVWFNVGCDRLEPNSDAQNWHWNQATGKVEFSVTGYTRPQCSACFINSVNDSLDSILTLAKTEGMLFKWGSGAGSNLSSIRGSMETLSGGGTASGPLSFMRGFDAFAGVIKSGGKTRRAAKMVILNVDHPDINDFIQCKVSEEKKAWTLVQAGYDGSGPDSEAYSSIFFQNANNSVRVNDEFMQAVEADGTFSTKTVKERKPVKEYRARDIMHSIAEATWQCGDPGMQYDTTINRWHTSKNTARINASNPCSEYMFLDDSACNLASFNLLKFLTPGGQFDIPAYRHAIGILTTAMEIIVDAAGYPTEQISKNSHDYRPLGLGYANLGALLMAFGLPYDSDAGRDFAAVLTAILCGDAYWQSSRIAETCPALGAATPLTQQAEIAGGACPGFYVNREPFLDVIRMHRAEVNNIGKSKNSAEPFSVPQLDQLIDASRHAWDGALAHGEKHGYRNSQVTVLAPTGTIGFMMDCDTTGIEPDLALVKYKKLVGGGMIKIVNNTVPSALIKLGYNEAEVNAIVSYIDATGTIEGAPAIKPEHLACFDCSFKPSKGTRSIHYMGHIKMMAATQPFLSGAISKTVNLPQDASVDDIAEAYLEAWRQGLKAVAIYRDNSKGSQPLNVSASDGKAQKQTAIAPAAAGTVEIEEAVVAAKAAAQARITALETQLKTITEASLQNSDSIDAQSPPRAVRHRLPAERASVTHKFGLSGHEGYITVGLYPNGQPGEIFIRMAKEGSTVSGLMDSFATAISLALQHGVPLKVLCEKFAHTRFEPSGWTGNPEIGYAKSIMDYLFRWMQIRFLSGHQFDLFAGLAPHADASVPVEGTVNSPGNVIQSLAASSDRGVILSAGAAGVEGPAVGSGSDDFYTTTPPQQGIAPDAYSNSVIQSGGAAGVEGSASAFPNTEDRGIYHAADAMKSMYDMGDAPSCATCGAIMTRSGSCYRCMSCGSTSGCS; this comes from the coding sequence ATGGCCACTATCCCCACCCAGCCCGCCAAGACCTCCAAGAACACCGTCCCTGCTCCGTCTCAGGCGTCTGCCAAGTCAAACTCCAAGGCCCCGGGATTGTCCTTCAGCCGCCACTTCACCAAGCCCGGCCTCTCTCCTTTTGACGAGATCACATGGGAGTTTCGTGACGCCATCATTCAGGACTTCAAGGGCAAGATCATCTTCGAGCAGAAGAACGTCGAGGTTCCCGCCGACTGGTCGATGACTGCCACCAACATCGTGGCATCGAAGTACCTCCACGGCCTCAACGGCACCGACGAGCGTGAGTCCGGCGTCCGCGCCCTCATCACCCGCGTCGCCGAGTCTATCCGCGACTGGGGCATCCGCGACGGCTACTTCGCCACCGCCGAGGACGCCGACACCTTCTTCGCCGAGCTTGCCCATTTGCTGCTCAACCAGAAAGTGGCCTTCAACTCGCCCGTCTGGTTCAACGTAGGCTGCGACCGGCTGGAGCCGAACTCCGACGCGCAGAACTGGCACTGGAACCAAGCCACCGGCAAGGTAGAGTTCTCTGTCACCGGATACACCCGCCCGCAGTGCTCCGCCTGCTTCATCAACTCGGTGAATGACTCGCTCGATAGCATCCTCACGCTGGCCAAGACCGAGGGCATGCTCTTCAAGTGGGGCTCGGGCGCAGGCTCCAATCTCAGCAGCATCCGCGGCAGCATGGAGACGCTGTCGGGCGGCGGAACCGCGAGCGGCCCGCTTAGCTTCATGCGCGGCTTCGACGCCTTCGCCGGTGTCATCAAGTCCGGTGGCAAGACCCGCCGCGCCGCCAAGATGGTCATCCTCAACGTCGACCATCCCGACATCAACGACTTCATCCAGTGCAAGGTCTCTGAAGAGAAGAAGGCCTGGACGCTGGTGCAGGCTGGCTACGACGGCAGCGGCCCCGACTCCGAGGCGTACAGCAGCATCTTCTTCCAGAACGCCAACAACTCTGTCCGCGTCAACGACGAGTTCATGCAGGCAGTCGAAGCCGACGGCACCTTCAGCACCAAGACCGTCAAAGAGCGCAAGCCGGTCAAGGAGTACCGCGCCCGCGACATCATGCACTCCATCGCCGAAGCCACCTGGCAGTGCGGCGACCCCGGCATGCAGTACGACACGACCATCAACCGCTGGCACACCAGCAAGAACACCGCTCGCATCAACGCCAGCAATCCTTGCAGCGAGTACATGTTCCTCGACGACTCCGCCTGCAACCTCGCCAGCTTCAACCTGCTGAAGTTCCTCACCCCCGGCGGCCAGTTCGATATCCCCGCCTACCGCCACGCCATCGGCATCCTCACCACCGCGATGGAGATCATAGTCGACGCCGCTGGCTACCCCACCGAGCAGATCTCGAAGAACTCACACGACTATCGCCCGCTCGGCCTCGGATATGCCAACCTCGGCGCGCTGCTGATGGCCTTCGGCCTCCCCTACGACTCCGACGCCGGCCGCGACTTCGCCGCCGTGCTCACCGCGATCCTCTGCGGCGATGCCTACTGGCAGTCATCGCGTATCGCCGAGACCTGCCCCGCCCTCGGTGCAGCCACTCCGCTCACGCAGCAGGCAGAGATCGCCGGAGGAGCCTGCCCCGGCTTCTACGTCAACCGCGAGCCCTTCCTCGACGTCATCCGCATGCACCGCGCCGAGGTCAACAACATCGGCAAGTCGAAGAACTCCGCCGAGCCCTTCAGCGTCCCTCAGCTCGACCAGCTCATCGACGCCAGCCGCCACGCCTGGGACGGCGCGCTCGCTCACGGCGAAAAGCACGGCTACCGCAACTCGCAGGTCACCGTCCTCGCCCCCACCGGCACCATCGGCTTCATGATGGACTGCGACACCACCGGCATCGAGCCCGACCTCGCCCTCGTCAAATACAAGAAGCTCGTCGGCGGCGGCATGATCAAGATCGTCAACAACACCGTGCCCTCGGCGCTCATCAAGCTCGGCTACAACGAGGCCGAAGTGAACGCCATCGTCAGCTACATCGACGCTACCGGCACCATCGAAGGCGCTCCCGCCATCAAGCCCGAGCACCTCGCCTGCTTCGACTGCTCCTTCAAGCCATCGAAGGGCACGCGCAGCATCCATTACATGGGCCACATCAAGATGATGGCCGCCACCCAGCCCTTCCTCTCGGGAGCCATCTCGAAGACCGTCAACCTCCCGCAGGACGCGTCCGTCGATGACATCGCCGAAGCCTACCTCGAAGCCTGGCGTCAGGGCCTCAAGGCCGTAGCCATCTACCGCGACAACTCCAAGGGCTCGCAGCCGCTCAACGTCTCCGCCAGCGACGGCAAGGCACAGAAGCAAACAGCGATCGCCCCTGCCGCCGCAGGTACCGTCGAGATCGAAGAGGCCGTCGTCGCCGCCAAGGCCGCCGCGCAGGCACGCATCACTGCCCTCGAGACCCAGCTCAAGACCATCACCGAAGCCTCGCTGCAAAACTCCGACTCCATCGACGCGCAGTCGCCGCCGCGCGCCGTCCGTCATCGCCTGCCCGCCGAGCGCGCCTCGGTCACGCACAAGTTCGGCCTCTCCGGACACGAGGGCTACATCACCGTCGGCCTCTACCCCAACGGCCAGCCCGGCGAAATCTTCATCCGCATGGCCAAAGAGGGAAGCACCGTCTCCGGCCTGATGGACAGCTTCGCCACCGCCATCTCGCTCGCTCTCCAGCACGGCGTCCCGCTCAAGGTGCTCTGCGAGAAGTTCGCCCACACCCGCTTCGAGCCCAGCGGCTGGACCGGCAACCCCGAGATCGGCTACGCCAAGTCCATCATGGACTACCTCTTCCGCTGGATGCAGATCCGCTTCCTCTCGGGCCACCAGTTCGACCTCTTCGCCGGCCTCGCCCCGCACGCCGACGCCAGCGTCCCCGTCGAAGGAACCGTCAACAGCCCCGGCAACGTCATCCAGTCGCTCGCGGCTTCAAGTGACAGAGGTGTCATCCTGAGCGCAGGCGCAGCCGGAGTCGAAGGACCTGCGGTCGGCAGCGGCAGCGACGACTTCTACACCACCACGCCACCTCAGCAGGGAATCGCCCCCGACGCTTATTCAAACTCCGTCATCCAGAGCGGAGGCGCAGCCGGAGTCGAAGGTTCGGCGTCTGCCTTCCCCAACACAGAAGACCGCGGCATCTACCACGCAGCCGACGCCATGAAGTCGATGTACGACATGGGCGACGCACCCTCCTGCGCCACCTGCGGAGCCATCATGACCAGAAGCGGCTCCTGCTACCGCTGCATGAGCTGCGGCAGCACCAGCGGCTGCAGCTAA